Proteins from a single region of Urocitellus parryii isolate mUroPar1 chromosome 4, mUroPar1.hap1, whole genome shotgun sequence:
- the Ttf1 gene encoding transcription termination factor 1 isoform X1 has protein sequence MEGESNRFEIHTPVFDKKNKKYFAYKERPQKHAHESFRISSLEGDQLQITKSKKKKDFQLLISSPLKKPEICDQTEKATSTNKKKKKRRKSALGVDPETGVAYVLVDKENIENTPKNLGRDVDVVYVDISREQNSAEGCVVGEHAATESPKGGPEEPWSGARGRKSRSQPGGVAAPQGPQGSIVLPQPESRAQPPLFSLSLEGEISEPPVSTGKKKSKKKKRKRSSVQEWEASAGPGDLAHHPSEEPQVTIEAEAGEGSDTLKRVRRSSAVKKAKRRRHVSAESPVESDGSSALGENSGNTRSGSPEGESTMMEERVTVRSLEGRAQAAQGEKQVPEAQRLNPAVEEEHGLALPGDSTARRLSEEQRESGDSDVDLDSAVRQLQEFIPDIKDRAATTIKRMYRDDLGRFKEFKAQGIAIRFGKFSAKENKQIEKNVQEFLSLTGIENADKLLYTDRYPEEKSAITELKRKHAFRVHIGKGIARPWKLVYYRAKKMFDVNNYKGRYSQGDTEKLKAYHSLHGNDWKKIGAMVARSSLSVALKFSQISSQRNHGAWNKTETQRLIKAVEEVILKKMSPQEMEEMDSQLQENPEGRLSIVREKLYKGISWVEVEAKVETRNWMQCKSKWTEILTKRMTNGGFVYRGVNALQAKINLIERLYEINVEDANEIDWEDLASAIGDVPPSYVQTKFYKLKAACVPFWQRKTFPEIIDYLYKTSLPVLKEKFKKKMARKGTRIQTPTAPKQVFLFRDIFHSEDDSEGEDTEEQS, from the exons ATGGAAGGAGAGTCAAACAGATTTGAGATTCATACTCCAGTTTTTGACAAGAAGAACAAAAAGTACTTTGCATATAAGGAAAGACCCCAGAAACATGCCCATGAAAGTTTCAGAATCTCCTCTCTGGAAGGTGACCAGCTTCAAATAACTAagagtaagaagaaaaaagatttccAGCTTCTAATTTCTTCTCCTTTGAAAAAACCAGAAATCTGTGATCAGACTGAAAAGGCTACTTCTacaaacaagaagaagaaaaagaggagaaagagtgCTCTGGGGGTAGACCCAGAAACAGGGGTTGCTTATGTCCTcgtggataaagaaaacattgagAACACGCCCAAGAACTTGGGGAGAGACGTGGATGTCGTCTATGTAGATATCAGCAGAGAGCAAAACTCAGCAGAAGGGTGTGTGGTGGGTGAGCACGCAGCCACTGAGTCTCCTAAAGGTGGGCCAGAGGAGCCGTGGAGCGGAGCCAGGGGGAGAAAGAGTCGGAGCCAGCCGGGGGGAGTCGCAGCACCCCAGGGCCCTCAAGGGAGCATTGTCCTGCCCCAGCCGGAGTCACGGGCGCAGCCACCCTTGTTTTCTCTGAGCCTTGAAGGGGAAATCTCAGAACCACCAGTGTCCACTGGTAAAAAGaagtctaagaaaaaaaagaggaaaaggtcCAGCGTGCAGGAATGGGAAGCCTCAGCGGGGCCTGGGGATCTAGCTCACCATCCCTCCGAAGAACCTCAGGTGACCATTGAAGCAGAGGCTGGAGAAGGCAGTGACACACTAAAGAGGGTGAGAAGGTCTAGTGCTGTGAAGAAGGCCAAGAGGAGGAGGCACGTCTCCGCAGAAAGCCCTGTGGAGTCTGATGGTTCTTCAGCACTGGGTGAAAACTCTGGGAACACGCGCTCTGGTTCACCAGAGGGCGAAAGCACCATGATGGAAGAAAGGGTGACAGTCCGGTCCCTAGAGGGGAGAGCCCAGGCCGCGCAGGGGGAGAAGCAGGTGCCAGAGGCGCAGAG GTTAAACCCTGCAGTTGAGGAAGAGCATGGCTTGGCATTGCCTGGGGATTCCACTGCAAGACGTTTATCTGAAGAGCAGAGAGAGTCTGGTGACTCAGATGTGGACTTGGATTCCGCCGTGAGGCAGCTCCAGGAGTTCATTCCTGACATAAAGGACAGGGCTGCCACTACCATCAAGCGGATGTACCGTGACGACTTGGGACGGTTTAAAGAATTTAAAGCTCAGG GTATTGCTATTAGGTTTGGCAAATTTTCTGCAAAGGAAAATAAGCAGATAGAGAAAAATGTGCAAGAATTTCTGTCTCTGACAGGAATTGAAAATGCAGACAAGCTGCTATACACAGACAGATACCCAGAGGAGAAGTCTGCCATTACTGAATTGAAAAGAAAGCATGCGTTTAGGGTGCACATTG GTAAGGGCATTGCTCGGCCCTGGAAACTCGTATACTATCGAGCAAAGAAGATGTTTGACGTCAATAATTACAAAGGCAG GTATAGCCAAGGAGATACGGAGAAGTTGAAGGCATACCATTCCCTCCACGGGAACGACTGGAAAAAGATTGGAGCCATGGTGGCCCGAAGCAGCCTCTCGGTTGCCCTGAAGTTCTCCCAGATCAGCAGTC AAAGAAATCACGGTGCTTGGAATAAGACGGAAACACAGAGGCTCATCAAGGCTGTTGAAGAggtgattttaaagaaaatgtctcCCCAGGAGATGGAAGAGATGGATTCACAGCTCCAAGAGAATCCTGAAGGTCGCCTGTCAATCGTCCGGGAAAAACTCTACAAGGGCATATCCTGGGTGGAAGTGGAAGCTAAAGTGGAAACCAGAAATTGGATGCAGTGCAAAAGTAAGTG GACGGAAATTCTGACCAAGAGGATGACTAATGGCGGGTTTGTGTATCGTGGAGTGAATGCGCTGCAGGCCAAAATCAACCTTATTGAAAg GTTATATGAAATAAATGTGGAAGACGCCAATGAAATAGATTGGGAAGATCTTGCTAGTGCCATAGG cgATGTGCCTCCATCTTATGTTCAAACTAAGTTTTATAAGTTGAAGGCAGCCTGTGTTCCCTTTTGGCAGAGAAAGACGTTTCCAG AGATCATCGACTACCTTTACAAGACTAGTCTACCTGTGcttaaagaaaagtttaaaaagaagatgGCGAGAAAAGGGACCAGAATCCAGACTCCCACAGCACCAAAGCAGGTTTTCCTATTTAGAGATATCTTTCATTCTGAAGACGATAGTGAAGGAGAAGACACAGAAGAACAAAGTTAA
- the Ttf1 gene encoding transcription termination factor 1 isoform X2 — MEGESNRFEIHTPVFDKKNKKYFAYKERPQKHAHESFRISSLEGDQLQITKSKKKKDFQLLISSPLKKPEICDQTEKATSTNKKKKKRRKSALGVDPETGVAYVLVDKENIENTPKNLGRDVDVVYVDISREQNSAEGCVVGEHAATESPKGGPEEPWSGARGRKSRSQPGGVAAPQGPQGSIVLPQPESRAQPPLFSLSLEGEISEPPVSTGKKKSKKKKRKRSSVQEWEASAGPGDLAHHPSEEPQVTIEAEAGEGSDTLKRVRRSSAVKKAKRRRHVSAESPVESDGSSALGENSGNTRSGSPEGESTMMEERVTVRSLEGRAQAAQGEKQVPEAQRLNPAVEEEHGLALPGDSTARRLSEEQRESGDSDVDLDSAVRQLQEFIPDIKDRAATTIKRMYRDDLGRFKEFKAQGIAIRFGKFSAKENKQIEKNVQEFLSLTGIENADKLLYTDRYPEEKSAITELKRKHAFRVHIGKGIARPWKLVYYRAKKMFDVNNYKGRYSQGDTEKLKAYHSLHGNDWKKIGAMVARSSLSVALKFSQISSQRNHGAWNKTETQRLIKAVEEVILKKMSPQEMEEMDSQLQENPEGRLSIVREKLYKGISWVEVEAKVETRNWMQCKSKWTEILTKRMTNGGFVYRGVNALQAKINLIERLYEINVEDANEIDWEDLASAIGFKIRKLGVSIAPT, encoded by the exons ATGGAAGGAGAGTCAAACAGATTTGAGATTCATACTCCAGTTTTTGACAAGAAGAACAAAAAGTACTTTGCATATAAGGAAAGACCCCAGAAACATGCCCATGAAAGTTTCAGAATCTCCTCTCTGGAAGGTGACCAGCTTCAAATAACTAagagtaagaagaaaaaagatttccAGCTTCTAATTTCTTCTCCTTTGAAAAAACCAGAAATCTGTGATCAGACTGAAAAGGCTACTTCTacaaacaagaagaagaaaaagaggagaaagagtgCTCTGGGGGTAGACCCAGAAACAGGGGTTGCTTATGTCCTcgtggataaagaaaacattgagAACACGCCCAAGAACTTGGGGAGAGACGTGGATGTCGTCTATGTAGATATCAGCAGAGAGCAAAACTCAGCAGAAGGGTGTGTGGTGGGTGAGCACGCAGCCACTGAGTCTCCTAAAGGTGGGCCAGAGGAGCCGTGGAGCGGAGCCAGGGGGAGAAAGAGTCGGAGCCAGCCGGGGGGAGTCGCAGCACCCCAGGGCCCTCAAGGGAGCATTGTCCTGCCCCAGCCGGAGTCACGGGCGCAGCCACCCTTGTTTTCTCTGAGCCTTGAAGGGGAAATCTCAGAACCACCAGTGTCCACTGGTAAAAAGaagtctaagaaaaaaaagaggaaaaggtcCAGCGTGCAGGAATGGGAAGCCTCAGCGGGGCCTGGGGATCTAGCTCACCATCCCTCCGAAGAACCTCAGGTGACCATTGAAGCAGAGGCTGGAGAAGGCAGTGACACACTAAAGAGGGTGAGAAGGTCTAGTGCTGTGAAGAAGGCCAAGAGGAGGAGGCACGTCTCCGCAGAAAGCCCTGTGGAGTCTGATGGTTCTTCAGCACTGGGTGAAAACTCTGGGAACACGCGCTCTGGTTCACCAGAGGGCGAAAGCACCATGATGGAAGAAAGGGTGACAGTCCGGTCCCTAGAGGGGAGAGCCCAGGCCGCGCAGGGGGAGAAGCAGGTGCCAGAGGCGCAGAG GTTAAACCCTGCAGTTGAGGAAGAGCATGGCTTGGCATTGCCTGGGGATTCCACTGCAAGACGTTTATCTGAAGAGCAGAGAGAGTCTGGTGACTCAGATGTGGACTTGGATTCCGCCGTGAGGCAGCTCCAGGAGTTCATTCCTGACATAAAGGACAGGGCTGCCACTACCATCAAGCGGATGTACCGTGACGACTTGGGACGGTTTAAAGAATTTAAAGCTCAGG GTATTGCTATTAGGTTTGGCAAATTTTCTGCAAAGGAAAATAAGCAGATAGAGAAAAATGTGCAAGAATTTCTGTCTCTGACAGGAATTGAAAATGCAGACAAGCTGCTATACACAGACAGATACCCAGAGGAGAAGTCTGCCATTACTGAATTGAAAAGAAAGCATGCGTTTAGGGTGCACATTG GTAAGGGCATTGCTCGGCCCTGGAAACTCGTATACTATCGAGCAAAGAAGATGTTTGACGTCAATAATTACAAAGGCAG GTATAGCCAAGGAGATACGGAGAAGTTGAAGGCATACCATTCCCTCCACGGGAACGACTGGAAAAAGATTGGAGCCATGGTGGCCCGAAGCAGCCTCTCGGTTGCCCTGAAGTTCTCCCAGATCAGCAGTC AAAGAAATCACGGTGCTTGGAATAAGACGGAAACACAGAGGCTCATCAAGGCTGTTGAAGAggtgattttaaagaaaatgtctcCCCAGGAGATGGAAGAGATGGATTCACAGCTCCAAGAGAATCCTGAAGGTCGCCTGTCAATCGTCCGGGAAAAACTCTACAAGGGCATATCCTGGGTGGAAGTGGAAGCTAAAGTGGAAACCAGAAATTGGATGCAGTGCAAAAGTAAGTG GACGGAAATTCTGACCAAGAGGATGACTAATGGCGGGTTTGTGTATCGTGGAGTGAATGCGCTGCAGGCCAAAATCAACCTTATTGAAAg GTTATATGAAATAAATGTGGAAGACGCCAATGAAATAGATTGGGAAGATCTTGCTAGTGCCATAGG GTTCAAGATAAGAAAACTAGGTGTGTCTATAGCCCCCACCTGA
- the Ttf1 gene encoding transcription termination factor 1 isoform X3 has translation MEGESNRFEIHTPVFDKKNKKYFAYKERPQKHAHESFRISSLEGDQLQITKSKKKKDFQLLISSPLKKPEICDQTEKATSTNKKKKKRRKSALGVDPETGVAYVLVDKENIENTPKNLGRDVDVVYVDISREQNSAEGCVVGEHAATESPKGGPEEPWSGARGRKSRSQPGGVAAPQGPQGSIVLPQPESRAQPPLFSLSLEGEISEPPVSTGKKKSKKKKRKRSSVQEWEASAGPGDLAHHPSEEPQVTIEAEAGEGSDTLKRVRRSSAVKKAKRRRHVSAESPVESDGSSALGENSGNTRSGSPEGESTMMEERVTVRSLEGRAQAAQGEKQVPEAQRLNPAVEEEHGLALPGDSTARRLSEEQRESGDSDVDLDSAVRQLQEFIPDIKDRAATTIKRMYRDDLGRFKEFKAQGIAIRFGKFSAKENKQIEKNVQEFLSLTGIENADKLLYTDRYPEEKSAITELKRKHAFRVHIGKGIARPWKLVYYRAKKMFDVNNYKGRYSQGDTEKLKAYHSLHGNDWKKIGAMVARSSLSVALKFSQISSQRNHGAWNKTETQRLIKAVEEVILKKMSPQEMEEMDSQLQENPEGRLSIVREKLYKGISWVEVEAKVETRNWMQCKRRKF, from the exons ATGGAAGGAGAGTCAAACAGATTTGAGATTCATACTCCAGTTTTTGACAAGAAGAACAAAAAGTACTTTGCATATAAGGAAAGACCCCAGAAACATGCCCATGAAAGTTTCAGAATCTCCTCTCTGGAAGGTGACCAGCTTCAAATAACTAagagtaagaagaaaaaagatttccAGCTTCTAATTTCTTCTCCTTTGAAAAAACCAGAAATCTGTGATCAGACTGAAAAGGCTACTTCTacaaacaagaagaagaaaaagaggagaaagagtgCTCTGGGGGTAGACCCAGAAACAGGGGTTGCTTATGTCCTcgtggataaagaaaacattgagAACACGCCCAAGAACTTGGGGAGAGACGTGGATGTCGTCTATGTAGATATCAGCAGAGAGCAAAACTCAGCAGAAGGGTGTGTGGTGGGTGAGCACGCAGCCACTGAGTCTCCTAAAGGTGGGCCAGAGGAGCCGTGGAGCGGAGCCAGGGGGAGAAAGAGTCGGAGCCAGCCGGGGGGAGTCGCAGCACCCCAGGGCCCTCAAGGGAGCATTGTCCTGCCCCAGCCGGAGTCACGGGCGCAGCCACCCTTGTTTTCTCTGAGCCTTGAAGGGGAAATCTCAGAACCACCAGTGTCCACTGGTAAAAAGaagtctaagaaaaaaaagaggaaaaggtcCAGCGTGCAGGAATGGGAAGCCTCAGCGGGGCCTGGGGATCTAGCTCACCATCCCTCCGAAGAACCTCAGGTGACCATTGAAGCAGAGGCTGGAGAAGGCAGTGACACACTAAAGAGGGTGAGAAGGTCTAGTGCTGTGAAGAAGGCCAAGAGGAGGAGGCACGTCTCCGCAGAAAGCCCTGTGGAGTCTGATGGTTCTTCAGCACTGGGTGAAAACTCTGGGAACACGCGCTCTGGTTCACCAGAGGGCGAAAGCACCATGATGGAAGAAAGGGTGACAGTCCGGTCCCTAGAGGGGAGAGCCCAGGCCGCGCAGGGGGAGAAGCAGGTGCCAGAGGCGCAGAG GTTAAACCCTGCAGTTGAGGAAGAGCATGGCTTGGCATTGCCTGGGGATTCCACTGCAAGACGTTTATCTGAAGAGCAGAGAGAGTCTGGTGACTCAGATGTGGACTTGGATTCCGCCGTGAGGCAGCTCCAGGAGTTCATTCCTGACATAAAGGACAGGGCTGCCACTACCATCAAGCGGATGTACCGTGACGACTTGGGACGGTTTAAAGAATTTAAAGCTCAGG GTATTGCTATTAGGTTTGGCAAATTTTCTGCAAAGGAAAATAAGCAGATAGAGAAAAATGTGCAAGAATTTCTGTCTCTGACAGGAATTGAAAATGCAGACAAGCTGCTATACACAGACAGATACCCAGAGGAGAAGTCTGCCATTACTGAATTGAAAAGAAAGCATGCGTTTAGGGTGCACATTG GTAAGGGCATTGCTCGGCCCTGGAAACTCGTATACTATCGAGCAAAGAAGATGTTTGACGTCAATAATTACAAAGGCAG GTATAGCCAAGGAGATACGGAGAAGTTGAAGGCATACCATTCCCTCCACGGGAACGACTGGAAAAAGATTGGAGCCATGGTGGCCCGAAGCAGCCTCTCGGTTGCCCTGAAGTTCTCCCAGATCAGCAGTC AAAGAAATCACGGTGCTTGGAATAAGACGGAAACACAGAGGCTCATCAAGGCTGTTGAAGAggtgattttaaagaaaatgtctcCCCAGGAGATGGAAGAGATGGATTCACAGCTCCAAGAGAATCCTGAAGGTCGCCTGTCAATCGTCCGGGAAAAACTCTACAAGGGCATATCCTGGGTGGAAGTGGAAGCTAAAGTGGAAACCAGAAATTGGATGCAGTGCAAAA GACGGAAATTCTGA